Proteins co-encoded in one Rhodococcus sp. PAMC28707 genomic window:
- a CDS encoding DUF3000 domain-containing protein: MTNPGSTAEPAPFRSAIEAMHRAVVHPAIELGPIRPPQRLAPFSYAMGAEVQHSTSGDIAEQSDGDAFGRLILLYDPDGDEAWNGTMRLVAYIQADVDESLASDPMLPEVAWSWLVDALETRSESLNALGGTVTSTSSVRYGDIAGPPRAHQLELRASWTPTTGELAPHVEAFCEVLAYAAGLPPAGITELRTHGDNRT, encoded by the coding sequence GTGACCAATCCCGGATCCACTGCCGAACCTGCGCCGTTTCGATCGGCGATCGAGGCGATGCACCGGGCCGTTGTGCACCCAGCCATCGAACTCGGACCGATCCGGCCACCGCAACGCCTAGCCCCGTTCAGCTACGCGATGGGCGCTGAAGTTCAGCATTCGACTTCCGGGGATATCGCGGAGCAATCCGACGGGGATGCGTTCGGTCGGCTGATTCTGCTCTACGACCCAGACGGTGACGAAGCCTGGAACGGAACAATGCGTCTTGTCGCTTATATCCAGGCCGACGTCGATGAATCTCTTGCCTCCGACCCAATGTTGCCCGAGGTGGCATGGAGTTGGTTGGTCGATGCGTTGGAGACCCGGTCGGAGTCACTGAACGCCCTCGGCGGGACAGTGACGTCGACGAGTTCGGTGCGCTACGGCGACATTGCCGGTCCACCACGAGCCCATCAGCTCGAACTGCGCGCGTCGTGGACCCCCACCACCGGCGAGTTGGCTCCGCATGTCGAGGCCTTCTGCGAAGTGCTTGCCTATGCTGCTGGACTGCCACCCGCCGGAATCACCGAACTCCGCACACACGGTGATAACCGGACCTGA
- a CDS encoding ribonuclease D produces the protein MSAMSSNDASDVTNDGDSVDAPTPTPLLAPADGVPAVVDTVEGVVAAAELLAGGHGPLAVDAERASGFRYSQRAYLLQFRRRGAGTVLLDPIPVTGALEPLASVINPLEWILHSADQDLPGLAELGLVPAALYDTELAGRLAGFERVGLGPIVERTLGLSLQKGHGAADWSTRPLPDSWLNYAALDVEVLLELHDAMAEELAAKNKTEWARQEFAHILALGPAKPKPDRWRKTSGIHAVKSARVLASVRELWRSRDEIAAHRDIAPSRILPDSAIVAAASADPKTEGELRALPVFGGPRQRRSTKVWLSALERARRLPTEELPPKSAPFDGPPPVNRWARREPEAAERLTTVRTAMTALSEDVEVPVENLLMPDLLRRLVWDWTPVERDVAESIIDKKLTEGRARPWQRELVVPVLADALTSGQEPGIAGQESGTPE, from the coding sequence ATGTCAGCGATGAGTTCCAACGATGCCTCGGACGTAACGAACGACGGTGACAGTGTCGATGCGCCCACTCCGACACCCCTGTTGGCGCCTGCCGACGGCGTTCCCGCAGTTGTCGACACCGTCGAGGGCGTGGTGGCGGCAGCCGAACTGCTCGCGGGTGGTCACGGCCCGCTCGCTGTCGATGCCGAGCGTGCGTCGGGTTTCCGATATTCGCAACGCGCCTACCTATTGCAGTTTCGACGGCGTGGTGCAGGCACCGTCCTGCTCGACCCGATCCCGGTAACCGGCGCTCTCGAACCGCTGGCTTCGGTGATCAATCCTCTCGAATGGATCCTGCACTCGGCCGACCAGGATTTGCCGGGTCTCGCCGAGCTCGGGCTCGTGCCTGCGGCGTTGTACGACACCGAACTGGCAGGACGACTCGCCGGTTTCGAACGAGTCGGGCTCGGCCCCATCGTCGAACGCACGCTCGGCTTGTCGCTTCAAAAGGGACACGGAGCGGCAGATTGGTCGACACGCCCACTCCCCGACAGCTGGCTGAACTACGCCGCGCTCGACGTCGAAGTTCTGCTCGAGCTGCACGATGCGATGGCCGAGGAACTCGCCGCGAAGAACAAAACGGAGTGGGCACGACAAGAGTTCGCGCACATCCTGGCGCTCGGTCCAGCAAAGCCCAAGCCTGACCGCTGGCGAAAGACATCGGGAATCCACGCCGTCAAGTCGGCGAGGGTATTGGCCTCCGTTCGTGAATTGTGGCGCTCACGCGACGAAATCGCGGCGCACCGAGACATTGCGCCGAGCCGCATTCTGCCCGATTCGGCGATTGTCGCCGCAGCATCGGCAGATCCGAAGACCGAGGGCGAACTACGAGCATTGCCGGTCTTCGGTGGTCCGCGCCAGCGACGCTCCACCAAGGTGTGGCTGTCCGCCCTCGAGCGCGCACGACGCTTGCCGACCGAGGAACTTCCGCCGAAGTCGGCACCCTTCGACGGACCTCCTCCGGTGAATCGGTGGGCACGTCGTGAACCCGAGGCCGCGGAGAGATTGACCACCGTGCGTACAGCAATGACAGCACTGAGCGAAGACGTCGAGGTACCGGTGGAGAACCTGCTCATGCCGGATCTGCTTCGCCGTCTGGTGTGGGATTGGACACCTGTAGAACGTGATGTCGCGGAGAGCATCATCGACAAGAAGCTCACCGAGGGGCGGGCCCGACCGTGGCAGCGGGAACTGGTCGTACCAGTTCTCGCCGACGCCTTGACTTCTGGACAAGAGCCTGGGATCGCCGGGCAAGAGAGTGGGACCCCTGAGTAA
- a CDS encoding acetyl-CoA C-acyltransferase has translation MSVPASTSSQRNVVFVDGIRTPFGKAGPKGIYADTRADDLVVKAIRELLRKNPALPPERIDEVAIAATTQTGDQGLTIGRTSALLAGLPHSVPGFAIDRMCAGAMTSVTTTGSGIGFGQYDVVIAGGVEHMGRHPMGEGVDPNPRFLTDRLVDPSALVMGNTAENLHDRFPSITKDRTDAYAVASQNKYEAAKNAGFIADTLVPVATKSAAGWGLATEDEPPRPGTTIDDLAKLKTPFRPAGRVTAGNAAGLNDGATAAILAGEDTAHELGLNIGMRMVGFSFAGVDPAVMGIGPVPATEKLLGRTGLSISDIGLFEINEAFAVQVLAFLEHYGIADDDPRVNQWGGAIACGHPLASSGVRLMTQLSRQFAQRPDVRYGLTTMCIGLGMGGTVIWENPIHSDYSGAKA, from the coding sequence GTGTCTGTACCCGCGTCCACAAGCTCACAGCGCAATGTCGTGTTCGTAGACGGCATCCGCACACCGTTCGGCAAAGCAGGCCCCAAAGGCATCTACGCCGACACTCGCGCCGACGACCTCGTCGTCAAAGCGATCCGCGAACTACTGCGGAAGAACCCGGCTCTGCCCCCGGAACGCATCGACGAAGTCGCCATCGCGGCCACGACGCAGACCGGCGATCAGGGGCTGACCATCGGGCGCACGTCCGCTCTCCTCGCCGGACTCCCCCACAGCGTCCCCGGATTCGCCATCGACCGCATGTGTGCGGGCGCGATGACGTCCGTGACGACGACAGGTTCCGGAATCGGATTCGGTCAATACGACGTCGTCATCGCCGGTGGCGTCGAGCATATGGGCCGTCACCCGATGGGCGAGGGCGTAGACCCCAACCCCCGCTTTCTCACCGACAGGCTCGTCGATCCGAGCGCACTCGTCATGGGCAATACGGCCGAGAATCTGCACGATCGGTTTCCGAGTATCACCAAGGATCGCACCGACGCGTACGCTGTCGCGAGCCAGAACAAGTACGAGGCCGCCAAGAATGCCGGTTTCATCGCCGACACACTCGTACCGGTAGCCACCAAGTCCGCTGCTGGATGGGGCCTGGCCACCGAGGACGAGCCACCGCGTCCCGGAACAACCATCGACGATCTCGCCAAGCTCAAGACCCCGTTCCGTCCAGCGGGCCGGGTCACGGCAGGAAATGCTGCCGGTCTCAACGATGGTGCGACCGCTGCGATCCTCGCCGGCGAGGACACCGCCCACGAACTCGGCCTGAACATCGGTATGCGCATGGTCGGCTTCTCGTTCGCAGGCGTCGACCCTGCCGTGATGGGCATCGGACCGGTCCCCGCCACCGAGAAGTTGCTCGGTCGTACAGGTTTGAGCATCTCCGATATCGGGTTGTTCGAAATCAACGAGGCTTTCGCAGTGCAGGTTCTCGCATTCCTCGAGCACTACGGCATCGCCGACGACGATCCCCGCGTCAACCAGTGGGGCGGCGCAATCGCCTGTGGACACCCCCTTGCGTCCTCTGGAGTTCGTTTGATGACCCAATTGAGCCGCCAGTTCGCTCAGCGCCCCGACGTTCGTTACGGCCTGACGACCATGTGCATCGGTCTGGGCATGGGCGGAACCGTCATTTGGGAAAACCCGATCCACTCCGATTACTCAGGAGCGAAGGCATGA
- a CDS encoding 3-hydroxyacyl-CoA dehydrogenase NAD-binding domain-containing protein, producing MSDIITSPTSEATKKPVMPDEVVTNAFTKIISVPGLEGSIALITLDNGYDHTKPSTFGPAGLARFDAALDEAFAADPVAIAVTGKPFIFAVGADLNGVPSIKTKDEALQIGQLGHKVFRRLRESPIPTFAFINGAALGGGLEVGLHSHYRTVADNAAALGLPEAFLGLVPGWGGTQLLPNIVGASTAVTVIIENSLNQNRTLKPQQAVDLGVVDAMFGGADFIEQSLAWAVRVLNGDVVPNRPEIDRGQAWDDAITRAKGIVAGKTGNFAPGPVAAVELLELAKNTDITDPASLDKAFAAEDDALSTLLVKDELRAGLYAFDLTQKRAKRPAGAPDKSLARKISGVGIVGAGLMASQLALLFVRQLKVPVILTDIDQERIDKGVGYVHGEVDKLLGKKRLSPDAANRLKALVSGSIDKAAFANTDFVIEAVFENLDVKKKVFAEVEEFVSAETILATNTSSLSITKMAADLKHPERVVGFHFFNPVAVLPLLEVVKGEKTDDATLATAFATAKTLKKSAVLSADLPGFVFNRLVTRASNEIIGAIDEGTPFDVADGAVGELGMPMSPLTLLALVGPAVALHTAETLAEAYPDRFKDSPGFRALVEAKKPGVWTYGPDGQVVDPEVAALWPQGDSPSTAEQVLDRTRNAIADEIRIMLDEGVVAAPEDIDLCLLLGGGFGFWNGGITPYLDRSGASEAATGQRFLAPGVASV from the coding sequence ATGAGCGACATCATCACCAGCCCCACGAGCGAAGCGACGAAGAAACCGGTGATGCCGGACGAGGTAGTCACGAACGCGTTCACCAAGATCATCTCCGTACCCGGCCTCGAAGGCAGCATTGCCCTCATCACGCTGGACAACGGTTACGACCACACCAAGCCGTCGACGTTCGGCCCGGCCGGACTCGCGCGGTTCGATGCCGCGCTCGACGAGGCCTTCGCAGCTGATCCCGTCGCTATCGCGGTGACCGGTAAGCCGTTCATCTTCGCGGTCGGTGCCGACCTCAACGGCGTACCCAGCATCAAGACCAAGGACGAGGCGCTCCAGATCGGGCAGCTCGGCCACAAGGTGTTCCGTCGCCTGCGCGAGTCACCCATCCCGACGTTCGCTTTCATAAACGGCGCCGCACTCGGCGGTGGACTCGAAGTCGGATTGCACTCCCACTACCGAACTGTTGCTGACAACGCCGCAGCGTTGGGGCTCCCCGAGGCATTTCTCGGACTCGTTCCGGGTTGGGGCGGCACCCAGTTGCTGCCCAACATCGTCGGCGCTTCCACCGCCGTGACCGTCATCATCGAGAACTCGCTCAACCAGAACCGCACGCTGAAGCCGCAGCAAGCTGTGGACCTCGGCGTCGTCGACGCCATGTTCGGCGGCGCCGACTTCATCGAGCAGTCTCTTGCATGGGCCGTTCGGGTGTTGAACGGCGACGTCGTTCCGAATCGGCCCGAGATCGACCGCGGCCAGGCATGGGACGATGCCATCACGCGTGCGAAGGGCATCGTGGCCGGCAAAACAGGCAACTTCGCACCGGGTCCCGTAGCTGCGGTAGAACTGCTCGAGCTTGCCAAGAACACCGACATCACCGACCCAGCTTCACTGGACAAGGCCTTCGCCGCAGAAGACGATGCACTGTCGACGTTGCTGGTGAAGGACGAACTTCGCGCCGGGTTGTACGCGTTCGATCTCACTCAGAAACGCGCGAAGCGTCCCGCCGGCGCACCCGACAAGTCGCTGGCTCGCAAGATCTCGGGTGTCGGCATCGTCGGTGCCGGATTGATGGCCAGTCAGCTTGCCTTGCTGTTCGTGCGTCAACTGAAGGTGCCCGTCATTCTGACCGACATCGACCAGGAACGCATCGACAAGGGCGTCGGTTACGTCCATGGTGAGGTCGACAAGCTGCTCGGCAAGAAGCGTCTCTCCCCCGACGCCGCGAATCGACTGAAGGCGTTGGTATCCGGATCGATCGACAAGGCCGCTTTCGCCAATACCGATTTCGTCATCGAGGCCGTGTTCGAAAACCTCGATGTGAAGAAGAAGGTGTTCGCCGAGGTCGAAGAATTCGTCTCCGCTGAAACGATTCTCGCGACGAACACGTCCTCGTTGTCGATAACCAAGATGGCAGCAGATCTGAAGCACCCAGAACGAGTTGTGGGGTTCCACTTCTTCAACCCCGTAGCCGTGCTTCCACTTCTCGAGGTAGTCAAGGGCGAGAAGACCGACGATGCCACGCTGGCAACGGCATTCGCGACTGCGAAGACACTCAAGAAGTCAGCGGTTCTGTCCGCAGACCTTCCGGGCTTCGTGTTCAACCGCTTGGTGACCCGCGCATCCAACGAGATCATCGGGGCGATCGACGAGGGCACCCCCTTCGACGTCGCCGACGGTGCAGTAGGCGAACTCGGTATGCCGATGAGCCCGTTGACTCTCCTCGCACTGGTCGGGCCTGCCGTCGCATTGCATACGGCCGAGACGCTCGCAGAGGCCTACCCGGATCGGTTCAAGGACTCACCCGGATTCCGCGCCCTGGTCGAGGCGAAGAAGCCCGGTGTCTGGACGTATGGACCCGACGGCCAGGTCGTCGACCCCGAGGTTGCTGCCTTATGGCCGCAGGGTGACTCACCGTCGACTGCAGAGCAGGTGCTCGATCGCACTCGCAATGCAATAGCCGACGAGATCCGAATCATGCTCGATGAAGGCGTCGTCGCAGCACCCGAGGACATCGACCTCTGCCTGCTGCTCGGCGGTGGGTTCGGATTCTGGAACGGTGGCATCACGCCGTACCTAGATCGTAGTGGCGCATCGGAGGCGGCCACCGGGCAGCGTTTCCTCGCTCCCGGCGTTGCCAGCGTCTGA
- a CDS encoding sugar porter family MFS transporter, with the protein MTQPADRYTAKVIGVTVAAAVGGFLFGFDSSVVNGAVDSIQENFGLSSFITGFAVAIALLGCAVGAWFAGRLADSWGRKRVMLLGSALFTISSVGSGFAFSIPDLMLWRVIGGLGIGIASVIAPAYISEIAPAKYRGGLASLQQLAITVGIFAALLSDAVLQNAAGGPSKDLWFGMEAWRWMFLVGVVPALVYGFLATLIPESPRYLVGKHLDEEAARILGEISGELHPNERVKEIRLTLRTEAKSSFADIRGPKFGLQPIVWVGITMAILQQFVGINAIFYYSTTLWKSVGFSENQSFVTSVITSIINVSMTFVAILFVDRFGRKNLLQIGSIGMFVGLVLAAVSFTQSIGSGDNITLPAPWGPVALVGANLFVIFFAATWGPIMWVMLGEMFPNRMRAVALGISTAANWVANFAITLAFPPLTETIGLGFIYAFFAFFALLSFFFVKFKIRETKGMELEDMVI; encoded by the coding sequence ATGACGCAACCTGCAGATCGCTACACCGCGAAAGTCATCGGAGTCACCGTCGCTGCCGCGGTCGGGGGATTTCTTTTCGGTTTCGACAGTTCTGTCGTCAACGGTGCGGTCGATTCGATTCAGGAAAATTTCGGGCTGAGCTCGTTCATCACCGGTTTCGCCGTCGCCATTGCGCTACTCGGTTGCGCGGTCGGCGCATGGTTCGCCGGTCGACTCGCCGATAGCTGGGGACGCAAACGGGTCATGCTGCTCGGCTCGGCGCTGTTCACCATCTCGTCGGTCGGTTCAGGTTTCGCATTCAGTATTCCGGACTTGATGCTGTGGCGAGTCATCGGCGGATTGGGGATCGGGATCGCCTCCGTGATCGCTCCTGCCTACATCTCGGAGATCGCTCCAGCGAAGTACCGAGGCGGACTCGCATCACTTCAGCAGTTGGCGATCACCGTCGGCATTTTCGCCGCATTGCTCTCCGATGCAGTACTACAGAACGCGGCTGGCGGGCCATCGAAAGATCTGTGGTTCGGAATGGAGGCCTGGCGATGGATGTTCCTCGTCGGAGTCGTTCCCGCGCTCGTGTACGGCTTCCTCGCCACGCTCATTCCTGAATCGCCCCGATACCTGGTGGGCAAGCATCTCGACGAAGAAGCCGCGCGCATTCTCGGTGAGATCTCCGGCGAATTGCATCCGAACGAACGAGTCAAGGAAATTCGACTCACACTCAGAACTGAAGCCAAATCTTCGTTCGCGGACATACGAGGGCCCAAATTCGGACTGCAACCCATCGTCTGGGTCGGTATCACCATGGCGATTCTGCAACAATTCGTCGGTATCAATGCGATCTTCTATTACTCGACGACTCTGTGGAAATCGGTCGGGTTCAGCGAGAACCAGTCGTTCGTCACCTCGGTGATCACCTCGATCATCAACGTGAGCATGACCTTCGTGGCGATTCTTTTCGTCGATCGATTCGGCCGAAAGAATCTTTTGCAGATCGGTTCCATCGGAATGTTCGTCGGTCTGGTTCTTGCAGCAGTGTCCTTCACTCAGTCGATCGGGTCCGGGGACAACATCACACTCCCCGCTCCATGGGGTCCGGTCGCCCTCGTCGGCGCAAATCTGTTCGTCATTTTCTTCGCCGCCACCTGGGGACCGATCATGTGGGTCATGCTCGGTGAAATGTTCCCCAACCGTATGCGCGCGGTCGCACTGGGCATCAGTACCGCCGCCAACTGGGTAGCCAACTTCGCAATCACGCTGGCATTCCCTCCATTGACCGAGACAATCGGCCTTGGATTCATCTACGCGTTCTTCGCGTTCTTCGCTTTGCTCTCCTTCTTCTTCGTCAAGTTCAAGATTCGCGAGACCAAGGGCATGGAACTCGAAGACATGGTTATCTGA
- a CDS encoding YciI family protein has product MSTFVVEYSYTPESSSGRDDHRTDHRAWLTEMIRRGIVRSSGPLADHTGAKFIVESTDLDTASRLFTYDPFVRAHLVEDVHIVEQANAEDQSS; this is encoded by the coding sequence ATGTCCACGTTTGTCGTCGAATACTCCTACACACCGGAATCATCCTCCGGTAGAGACGATCATCGGACGGATCACCGTGCATGGCTCACCGAGATGATCCGACGCGGGATCGTCCGATCTTCCGGGCCGTTGGCGGACCACACTGGCGCAAAGTTCATAGTCGAGTCGACGGACTTGGACACGGCCAGCCGCTTGTTCACCTACGATCCGTTTGTTCGCGCTCATCTCGTCGAGGATGTACACATAGTGGAACAGGCGAACGCGGAGGACCAATCGAGTTGA
- a CDS encoding NADP-dependent oxidoreductase, which translates to MRAFVKKSAEDDTVELAEVPVPRIDNVELLVRVHAIGVGIHDTSFVPADAAYPYPIGIEAAGVIEEIGKDVSGFQPGERVAFISSMQSKGGTWAEYAAVESSSLIVPIPSAMGFGEAAAAPVAGNTALRAIEALGVTPPGGSLFVAGGSGAVGTFAIQIARQRGWRVGASSSTRNHDYLRMLGAEAVVDYHDSDWTQQIQQWAPTGVDAAIAVQPNTSAQVMEAVQDGGHLISISGDRVEPERGVRVEVVPHLSDVRDDLVEMMDRISRGEAHVEIERTYPFEDALDALARVQTRHTRGKLVVVVE; encoded by the coding sequence GTGAGAGCATTCGTCAAGAAGAGCGCAGAGGACGATACGGTCGAGTTGGCGGAGGTACCCGTCCCGCGCATCGACAACGTCGAACTGCTAGTCCGTGTGCACGCGATCGGAGTGGGCATCCACGACACTTCATTTGTGCCCGCCGATGCGGCATACCCGTATCCGATCGGTATAGAGGCAGCAGGTGTCATCGAGGAGATAGGCAAGGACGTGTCGGGCTTCCAGCCTGGCGAGCGCGTCGCTTTCATCAGCTCTATGCAGTCCAAGGGTGGAACGTGGGCGGAGTACGCAGCCGTCGAGTCGAGTTCCCTCATCGTCCCCATTCCCTCAGCGATGGGGTTCGGCGAGGCGGCTGCAGCACCCGTCGCCGGCAACACAGCGTTGCGAGCGATCGAGGCTCTTGGAGTCACCCCGCCGGGCGGTTCGTTGTTCGTCGCAGGCGGCTCGGGAGCGGTGGGTACCTTCGCCATCCAGATAGCGCGGCAACGTGGATGGCGGGTCGGCGCGTCGTCCTCTACCCGCAATCACGACTATTTGCGCATGCTCGGCGCGGAGGCCGTGGTGGACTACCACGACTCCGATTGGACCCAGCAGATCCAGCAGTGGGCGCCGACCGGGGTCGACGCTGCGATTGCGGTGCAGCCGAACACCTCCGCGCAGGTCATGGAAGCAGTGCAGGACGGTGGCCACCTGATCTCGATCTCTGGGGATCGAGTCGAGCCCGAACGCGGGGTGCGAGTGGAGGTGGTGCCGCATCTCAGCGATGTGCGCGATGATCTGGTGGAGATGATGGACCGGATCTCCCGTGGGGAAGCACACGTGGAGATCGAGCGTACGTATCCGTTCGAGGATGCACTGGATGCGCTTGCACGTGTACAGACCAGACATACCCGAGGCAAACTCGTCGTCGTCGTGGAGTGA
- the dxs gene encoding 1-deoxy-D-xylulose-5-phosphate synthase, producing MGVLARIQTPEDLRRLAPSEVADLAVEVREFLVDKVSATGGHLGPNLGVVELTLAIHRTFSSPHDPIIWDTGHQAYVHKMITGRTGAFDSLRKQGGLSGYPSRAESEHDWVESSHASASLSYADGLAKAFELKGQTDRHVVAVVGDGALTGGMCWEALNNIAAGKDRSVVIVVNDNGRSYAPTIGGLAEHLAALRLQPGYERVLDNGRRIVRKIPFVGKTAYAMLHGMKAGVKDALSPQVLFTDLGIKYLGPVDGHDEPALESALRRAKDYGGPVIVHAVTRKGMGYAHAENNVADQMHATGVIDPLTGQSRSVAAPDWTSVFSRELIDIAADREDIVAISAAMAGPTGLAAFGEKYPGRLFDVGIAEQHAMTSAAGLALGGMHPVVAVYSTFLNRAFDQLLMDVALLNLPVTLVLDRAGVTGNDGASHNGMWDMSLLGIVPGIRVAAPRDCATLREELAEALAIHDGPTALRFPKGAVTDDVPALRRLDGIVDVLVEPESGERDVLIVAVGAFASLAVDAAEKLAAQGLSVTVIDPRWVLPVPESLLEMAKDFRLVVTIEDSGLHGGIGSSVSAAVRAAGVDTICHDIGVPQRFLDHASREQIFRELGLTSEDVAQQIVGWSKSI from the coding sequence TTGGGTGTCCTAGCTCGAATCCAGACGCCCGAGGACTTGCGCCGACTGGCCCCGTCCGAAGTGGCAGACCTGGCAGTCGAGGTCCGTGAGTTCCTCGTCGACAAGGTGTCGGCGACGGGAGGTCACCTCGGACCGAATCTCGGTGTCGTCGAATTGACGCTGGCGATACACCGCACCTTTTCCTCTCCACACGACCCGATCATCTGGGACACCGGCCACCAGGCCTACGTACACAAGATGATTACCGGTCGGACCGGAGCCTTCGATTCGCTGCGCAAGCAGGGCGGTCTTTCCGGCTACCCCTCACGCGCAGAGAGTGAGCACGACTGGGTCGAGTCTTCACACGCTTCGGCCTCGCTGTCGTACGCAGACGGACTGGCAAAAGCTTTCGAGCTGAAAGGGCAAACCGACAGGCACGTCGTAGCCGTCGTCGGCGACGGTGCCCTGACAGGTGGCATGTGTTGGGAGGCCCTCAACAATATCGCCGCAGGCAAGGACCGCTCGGTTGTCATCGTCGTCAACGACAACGGACGCTCCTACGCACCGACGATAGGCGGCCTCGCCGAGCATCTCGCAGCGCTTCGGCTGCAGCCCGGTTACGAGCGGGTACTCGACAACGGTCGACGCATCGTGCGCAAGATTCCTTTCGTCGGCAAGACCGCATACGCGATGTTGCACGGCATGAAGGCCGGAGTGAAAGACGCGCTGAGCCCTCAGGTTCTGTTCACCGATCTCGGTATCAAGTACCTCGGACCCGTCGACGGCCACGATGAGCCTGCGCTCGAGTCGGCACTTCGACGTGCCAAGGACTACGGCGGCCCGGTAATCGTTCACGCGGTGACGCGCAAGGGGATGGGTTACGCGCACGCCGAAAACAATGTCGCCGATCAAATGCATGCCACAGGTGTCATCGATCCGCTGACCGGACAATCACGTTCGGTGGCTGCACCGGACTGGACGTCGGTCTTTTCTCGTGAACTCATCGATATCGCGGCTGACCGTGAAGACATCGTGGCGATCAGTGCGGCGATGGCCGGCCCGACAGGTTTGGCTGCATTCGGCGAGAAGTACCCCGGTCGGCTTTTCGATGTCGGTATAGCCGAACAGCATGCCATGACCTCGGCGGCGGGCCTCGCGCTCGGCGGGATGCATCCAGTCGTAGCCGTGTACTCGACGTTCCTCAATCGTGCATTCGATCAGTTGCTCATGGATGTGGCGTTGTTGAACTTGCCGGTGACCTTGGTTCTCGACCGTGCAGGTGTCACCGGCAACGACGGAGCCAGTCACAACGGCATGTGGGACATGTCGCTGCTGGGGATAGTGCCAGGAATCCGTGTCGCCGCCCCTCGTGATTGCGCAACCCTTCGGGAGGAGCTCGCCGAAGCTTTGGCGATACACGACGGTCCCACGGCACTACGATTCCCCAAAGGTGCTGTCACGGATGATGTTCCAGCGCTACGACGACTCGACGGTATTGTCGACGTCCTTGTCGAGCCGGAGTCCGGCGAGCGCGATGTTCTCATCGTCGCTGTGGGGGCCTTCGCTTCACTGGCGGTCGATGCAGCTGAAAAGCTTGCAGCTCAGGGGCTTTCGGTAACAGTGATCGATCCTCGCTGGGTGCTTCCGGTACCGGAGTCCCTCCTCGAGATGGCCAAAGATTTCCGTCTAGTCGTCACGATCGAAGATTCGGGTCTACATGGCGGAATCGGATCGAGCGTATCTGCCGCTGTCCGCGCCGCGGGTGTCGACACGATCTGCCACGACATCGGTGTGCCACAGAGATTCCTGGATCACGCTTCTCGTGAGCAGATTTTTCGTGAGCTCGGTTTGACTTCGGAAGACGTCGCACAGCAAATTGTGGGATGGTCCAAGTCGATCTGA